Proteins from a single region of Anaerolineae bacterium:
- the mtnA gene encoding S-methyl-5-thioribose-1-phosphate isomerase, producing the protein MTEETRTVFWQDGCVCLIDQRRIPFEFEVARYDTVEGVADAIRTMVVRGAPAIGAAAAFGLAVAARQSRAGTVEGLLVDLRSAREVLARSRPTAVNLFWALDRMMRLAEGNAWESAGALRAALLAEAQRIADEDIAINRRIGQHGAELVPDGATIIHHCNTGSLATVGWGTALGIIRTAALLQGKRVHVLVDETRPRLQGARLTAWELLQAGIPHTIIADGASGHYMRRHGVDLCLVGADRIAANGDTANKIGTYNLAVVARENGVPFYVVAPYSTIDMTILHGDLIEIEERDADEIKVIQGQPIAPAGSPAGNPAFDVTPNHYITGIVTEYGVIRPPFSVNLARLAAEITGKTG; encoded by the coding sequence ATGACTGAAGAAACCCGCACCGTGTTCTGGCAGGATGGCTGTGTCTGCCTGATCGACCAGCGCCGCATTCCTTTTGAGTTTGAGGTGGCGCGCTATGACACGGTTGAGGGCGTCGCCGACGCGATCCGGACGATGGTGGTGCGCGGGGCACCAGCGATCGGCGCTGCCGCTGCCTTTGGGCTGGCGGTCGCTGCCCGCCAGAGCCGGGCCGGGACGGTCGAAGGGTTACTGGTCGATTTGCGCTCAGCGCGGGAGGTGCTGGCCCGTTCCCGCCCAACGGCGGTTAACTTGTTCTGGGCACTGGATCGGATGATGCGCCTGGCTGAAGGCAACGCCTGGGAATCAGCAGGGGCGCTGCGGGCGGCCCTGCTGGCAGAGGCCCAGCGCATAGCCGACGAAGACATCGCCATCAACCGGCGTATCGGCCAGCACGGGGCGGAACTGGTCCCGGATGGAGCGACGATCATCCATCACTGCAACACCGGCAGCCTGGCCACCGTTGGCTGGGGCACGGCGCTGGGCATCATCCGCACGGCGGCGCTCCTTCAGGGCAAGCGGGTGCATGTGCTGGTGGACGAGACGCGACCCCGGCTGCAGGGCGCGCGCCTGACGGCCTGGGAGCTGTTGCAGGCGGGCATCCCGCACACAATCATCGCCGATGGCGCATCCGGCCATTACATGCGACGGCACGGCGTAGACCTGTGCCTGGTCGGCGCGGATCGCATCGCCGCTAACGGCGATACAGCCAACAAGATCGGGACGTATAACCTGGCGGTGGTGGCCCGGGAGAACGGCGTGCCATTCTACGTAGTGGCGCCATACTCGACGATTGACATGACCATCCTGCACGGTGACCTGATCGAGATCGAGGAGCGCGACGCGGATGAGATCAAGGTCATCCAGGGGCAGCCGATCGCGCCCGCTGGATCGCCCGCCGGCAACCCGGCCTTTGATGTGACGCCGAACCACTACATCACGGGGATCGTGACGGAATACGGCGTAATCCGCCCGCCGTTCAGCGTTAACCTGGCCCGGTTGGCCGCCGAGATCACAGGCAAGACCGGGTAG
- a CDS encoding class I SAM-dependent methyltransferase produces the protein MFSQSVRYYDTIYGFKDYAGEAARLHTLLQRAGCPDGAALLDVACGTGKHDEYLKAYYRLEGLDISPEMVAIARQRNPDATYYVADMLDFALPGRYSAIVCLFSSIGYLRTVEQMYAAVRNMAHRLEPGGVLIIEPWLAPEVYRAGTLGAHFVDQPDLKIARFSFNGLEGRCSVIDMYHMVATLEGVQTFVERHELMLFTHEEYLGAFRAAGLAVTFDEQGLTGRGLYTGIRA, from the coding sequence ATGTTCAGCCAGTCGGTCCGTTACTATGACACGATCTACGGCTTCAAGGATTATGCCGGGGAGGCGGCTCGCCTCCATACGTTGCTGCAGAGGGCGGGTTGCCCTGATGGGGCAGCGCTGCTGGATGTCGCCTGTGGCACGGGCAAGCATGACGAGTACCTGAAGGCGTACTATCGCCTGGAGGGACTCGACATCAGCCCGGAGATGGTCGCCATCGCCCGTCAGCGCAACCCCGATGCAACCTACTACGTCGCCGATATGCTGGACTTCGCTCTGCCGGGGCGCTACAGCGCGATTGTCTGCCTGTTCAGTTCAATCGGCTATCTGCGTACAGTCGAGCAGATGTATGCCGCTGTGCGGAACATGGCCCACCGTCTGGAACCGGGCGGTGTGCTGATCATTGAGCCGTGGCTGGCTCCGGAGGTTTACCGGGCAGGTACACTGGGCGCCCACTTTGTTGATCAACCCGACCTCAAAATCGCCCGCTTCTCATTCAACGGCCTGGAAGGCCGCTGCTCGGTGATCGACATGTATCACATGGTGGCGACACTGGAAGGCGTCCAGACATTCGTGGAGCGTCATGAGTTGATGCTGTTCACCCATGAAGAGTACCTGGGGGCCTTCCGGGCGGCAGGCCTGGCGGTGACATTCGACGAGCAGGGCTTGACCGGGCGCGGGCTGTATACGGGCATCCGGGCCTGA
- the secA gene encoding preprotein translocase subunit SecA, translating into MLNKLAKSIFGDPNERELNRHREVVAQINALEPQMRALSDAELRAKTDSFRARLAAGETLDDLLPEAYAVVREASVRTTGLRHFDVQLIGGIVLHQGKIAEMKTGEGKTLVATLPLYLNALEGKGCHLVTPNDYLSKFGLQQMGPIYHFLGLTAAVIQNAAADPSRGSFVYDPTYVSDDDHYQHLRPVSRREAYLADITYGTNNEFGFDYLRDNMVLSLDQMVQRELHYAIVDEIDNILIDEARTPLIISGTAEKPSDYYRVFTEICKKLRPSSPESVEAEEPDGDYIIDIKDRIVYLTEAGVEKVERALKIDQLYHPDNADMIPYLDNALRAVTLFKRDVDYVVQQGQVIIVDAFTGRLMHGRRFSEGLHQAIEAKEGVEVQRENLTLATITFQNYFRMYKKLAGMTGTAQTEAEEFEKIYNLEVTVIPTNEPVIRVDHEDLVFMTERAKFRAVVEQIRQLHERGQPVLVGTVAIETSERLSRELQRVGIPHEVLNAKQHFREAAIIAQAGRSGAVTIATNMAGRGVDILLGGNPEGLAREKLRKQGIDVTTATPEQWQAALQAARAECAADREKVLAAGGLFVLGTERHEARRIDNQLRGRSGRQGDPGESRFFLSLEDDLIKRFGGERVKGLMERLDLPEDEPIEHAMITKTIQQAQIRVEGYNFDIRKHILEYDDVVNKQREVIYRQRRQVLEAERLRDRLLEMADEQIAGLCRQYLNADYADERDLEELYRQCLALFPVPAHITPEGWYNLDDEAIEEQLREGVREAYAQKEQALGADMALAERAVLLDAIDTFWRRHLTDLDILREGIGLMAVAQRDPLVEYKRQAFEIWQSMQGEIQRRAVQNIFRVQLVQPPQPTVQNIRAGRGGEDGGAPRPIRATDKEKLGRNDPCWCGSGQKYKKCHYQADQEERRAQRGGPVRSGNRRR; encoded by the coding sequence ATGCTAAACAAACTGGCCAAGTCGATCTTTGGCGATCCTAACGAGCGGGAACTAAACCGGCACCGCGAGGTGGTGGCGCAGATCAATGCGCTGGAGCCGCAGATGCGGGCGCTCAGCGATGCCGAACTGCGGGCCAAGACGGATAGCTTTCGGGCGCGGCTGGCCGCCGGGGAAACGCTCGATGATCTGCTGCCGGAAGCGTATGCCGTTGTGCGGGAAGCTTCAGTGCGCACAACCGGCCTGCGCCACTTTGACGTGCAGCTTATCGGCGGCATTGTGCTTCACCAGGGCAAGATCGCCGAGATGAAGACGGGCGAAGGCAAGACGCTTGTGGCTACCCTGCCGCTGTACCTCAACGCGCTGGAGGGCAAGGGCTGCCACCTGGTGACGCCCAACGACTACCTGAGCAAATTCGGTTTACAGCAAATGGGGCCGATCTACCACTTCCTGGGTCTTACCGCCGCCGTGATCCAGAATGCCGCCGCTGACCCGTCGCGTGGCTCATTCGTCTACGACCCTACTTACGTCTCCGATGACGATCACTACCAGCATCTGCGCCCCGTCAGCCGTCGCGAGGCTTACCTGGCCGACATCACCTACGGCACCAACAACGAATTCGGCTTCGACTACCTGCGCGACAATATGGTGCTCAGCCTGGACCAGATGGTGCAGCGCGAGCTGCATTACGCCATCGTCGATGAGATCGACAACATCCTGATCGACGAGGCACGTACGCCGCTGATCATCTCCGGCACGGCGGAAAAGCCCTCCGACTACTACCGCGTTTTCACCGAAATCTGCAAGAAGCTGCGTCCTAGCAGCCCGGAAAGCGTCGAGGCGGAAGAGCCGGATGGCGACTACATCATCGACATCAAAGATCGCATCGTCTACCTGACGGAGGCCGGGGTCGAGAAGGTCGAGCGCGCCCTGAAGATCGATCAACTCTACCATCCCGACAACGCCGACATGATCCCCTACCTGGACAACGCGCTGCGGGCAGTGACGCTCTTTAAGCGCGATGTCGATTACGTGGTGCAACAGGGACAGGTGATCATTGTTGATGCGTTTACCGGGCGGCTGATGCATGGCCGGCGCTTCTCCGAAGGGTTGCACCAGGCTATTGAAGCCAAGGAAGGCGTGGAGGTCCAGCGAGAAAACTTGACGCTGGCGACGATCACCTTCCAGAACTACTTCCGCATGTACAAGAAGCTGGCCGGCATGACCGGTACGGCCCAGACCGAGGCGGAGGAGTTTGAGAAAATCTACAATCTGGAAGTGACGGTCATCCCCACCAACGAGCCGGTTATCCGCGTGGATCACGAAGACCTGGTCTTCATGACCGAGCGAGCCAAGTTCCGGGCGGTGGTGGAGCAGATTCGCCAGTTGCACGAACGGGGGCAGCCCGTGCTGGTCGGTACAGTGGCGATCGAGACCTCCGAACGGCTGTCTCGCGAATTGCAGCGCGTGGGCATCCCACACGAAGTACTGAACGCCAAGCAGCACTTCCGGGAGGCGGCGATCATCGCCCAGGCCGGGCGCTCTGGCGCGGTCACCATCGCCACCAACATGGCTGGCCGCGGTGTGGACATTCTGCTGGGCGGTAATCCGGAGGGTCTGGCCCGCGAGAAGTTGCGCAAGCAGGGAATCGATGTGACAACCGCTACGCCGGAGCAGTGGCAGGCAGCCCTGCAGGCTGCGCGGGCGGAGTGCGCCGCTGACCGCGAGAAAGTGCTGGCGGCGGGTGGGCTGTTTGTGCTGGGCACTGAGCGCCATGAGGCACGCCGGATCGATAACCAGTTACGCGGGCGTTCTGGCCGGCAGGGTGATCCCGGCGAGTCGCGCTTCTTCCTGTCGTTGGAAGATGATCTGATCAAGCGCTTCGGCGGTGAGCGAGTCAAAGGGCTGATGGAACGGCTTGACCTGCCGGAAGATGAGCCGATCGAGCACGCGATGATCACCAAGACCATCCAGCAGGCCCAGATCCGCGTGGAAGGCTACAACTTCGACATCCGCAAGCACATCCTCGAATATGACGATGTGGTCAACAAACAGCGCGAGGTCATCTATCGCCAGCGTCGTCAGGTGTTGGAGGCTGAGCGGCTGCGTGACCGGCTGCTGGAGATGGCCGATGAGCAAATTGCGGGGCTTTGCCGGCAATATCTGAACGCCGATTACGCTGACGAACGGGACCTGGAGGAACTCTACCGGCAGTGCCTGGCCCTGTTCCCCGTCCCCGCCCACATCACGCCGGAAGGCTGGTACAACCTCGACGACGAAGCTATCGAGGAGCAGCTGCGCGAGGGCGTGCGCGAAGCTTACGCCCAGAAGGAACAGGCGCTGGGGGCGGATATGGCCCTGGCGGAGCGCGCCGTTCTGCTTGACGCCATTGATACCTTCTGGCGTCGTCACCTGACCGACCTGGATATCCTGAGGGAAGGGATCGGCCTGATGGCGGTGGCTCAACGCGACCCGCTGGTCGAGTACAAGCGGCAGGCGTTTGAGATCTGGCAGTCGATGCAGGGCGAGATTCAGCGCCGGGCAGTGCAGAATATCTTCCGCGTGCAGCTTGTCCAGCCGCCACAACCAACCGTCCAGAACATTCGCGCCGGGCGCGGCGGGGAAGATGGCGGCGCGCCGCGGCCCATCCGGGCAACGGACAAAGAAAAGTTGGGGCGCAACGATCCATGCTGGTGCGGCAGCGGCCAGAAGTATAAGAAGTGCCACTATCAGGCGGATCAGGAAGAGCGCCGCGCACAACGGGGTGGGCCGGTGCGCAGCGGCAATCGGCGGCGGTGA
- a CDS encoding ATPase, producing the protein MIERKATGIAGLDAMLNGGFLPESAILVEGAPGTGKTTLGLQFIINGITACNEPGLVLTFEEFPQQYYRDAAGFGWDLRALEAQDKLRVIMTSPEVTLADLKRTGGLLEQQAQAIGARRILVDSLSHFERIALDQRGEPDRLAFRETVFTFINALKRLGLTAILTWETSTLLGGLAGEPGGKPVAYLVDGYILLRYVEIDSVMRKAMLVLKLRGSDHAKDIRQYEITPHGLVVESRFEGRQGIMSGNAVPSMAQAFDQAFGRPRRD; encoded by the coding sequence ATGATCGAGCGCAAAGCGACCGGCATCGCCGGTCTGGACGCCATGCTGAACGGCGGCTTCCTCCCGGAGTCGGCGATTCTGGTGGAAGGTGCGCCGGGCACCGGCAAGACCACGCTTGGCCTGCAGTTCATCATCAACGGGATCACGGCCTGCAACGAGCCGGGGCTGGTCCTGACCTTTGAGGAATTTCCGCAGCAGTACTACCGGGACGCCGCAGGTTTTGGCTGGGACCTGCGTGCGCTGGAAGCGCAGGATAAGCTGCGGGTGATCATGACCAGCCCGGAAGTGACACTGGCCGATCTCAAGCGCACGGGTGGCCTGCTGGAACAACAGGCGCAGGCAATTGGCGCGCGGCGCATCCTGGTGGACAGCCTGTCTCATTTCGAACGCATCGCCCTCGACCAGCGCGGCGAACCCGATCGGCTGGCCTTCCGGGAGACTGTGTTTACCTTCATCAACGCGCTCAAGCGGCTGGGGCTGACGGCGATTTTGACCTGGGAGACTTCGACGCTGCTGGGTGGGCTGGCCGGCGAACCGGGGGGCAAGCCCGTGGCCTATCTGGTCGATGGCTACATCCTGCTGCGCTATGTCGAGATTGACAGTGTGATGCGCAAAGCGATGCTTGTGCTCAAGCTGCGCGGCTCTGACCACGCCAAAGACATCCGCCAGTATGAAATCACGCCGCACGGGCTGGTTGTGGAATCGCGGTTCGAGGGGCGGCAGGGGATCATGAGCGGCAATGCTGTGCCGAGCATGGCCCAGGCATTTGACCAGGCGTTTGGCCGCCCGCGACGGGACTGA
- a CDS encoding GAF domain-containing protein codes for MANASAEETTRRAMIPPDSVSMISPGQPDSALVAVLVDSDGWVRGGVLPPALRVAPGGPPGALHLQELLQPYDSRSFAAWWAALKQQADDQAEGQAAALLKASGELLPVTVTVVKLDADGFMVVCLPMGYRRLLFLSALYRIGVVISRLDLDDVLRTVREGIAGLMPLDVFLVGLYDRETGQTRLREFFSDGRCEDGPTLPPHQGLTGWVVDNRKTLFIRDVLRDPLPVAYIRHKTQPLPRSLMLAPLIAHEQVVGVLSIQSYEPDTYTEEDLWMLEAIAAQTAVALANARLYSETAARLETLVALQDFSMRLSTALEDRQVAEAVGQAVLRVFQPEEVLLYLADRLTGHLHPVAAWTPAGVAALRSDPVSDGPLSRASQQGEPRFIGMAGDDPALTADLGWSPAALALLPIRRGGQVFGLLAVLYRSAHHWSQDERRALDLIVRQAAAALDRNQYHDSLARRLEQVSALYALAQRITGQLNSEEILALVVNTLRDIFRCRACVIALCDPDGKQVTIRAAAGVKPEWLGRVSFPVGEGIAGRVVATGQPIYVPDVHVAPGVQVFDPEVHSVMAVPIAYQGRVIGSLNLDSAQVNAFLPEHEHVLTIAAAQVAAALEISRLYRQEAERNRSLAAANAELQRLEKLRQELLQNLSHELRTPLTYIKGYGSLLQEGDLGALQPPQQEAVQIIMDRTEAVERLISDVFRLEQISEAALERELVEINQLARQALQAAQVTYEAAGLVFELRLAKKPIWIEADRRRLNQAIDNLLSNAVKFTPRGGKIIVATRLSDDERTVEISVADTGVGIAPEHLSHIFERFYRARDPAQPQTSGAGIGLALVQRIMEAHGGQVRVESQKGRGSRFTLVLPCPEQREHDR; via the coding sequence TTGGCGAACGCCAGCGCTGAGGAGACGACCCGCCGCGCGATGATTCCCCCCGATTCAGTATCCATGATCTCACCGGGCCAGCCGGATTCCGCGCTGGTTGCTGTGCTTGTTGATTCCGACGGGTGGGTTCGCGGCGGTGTCCTGCCGCCAGCGCTACGGGTGGCGCCGGGAGGCCCGCCCGGCGCGCTGCACCTGCAGGAGTTGCTGCAGCCATACGACAGCCGCTCGTTTGCTGCCTGGTGGGCAGCGCTTAAGCAGCAGGCAGATGACCAGGCGGAAGGTCAGGCGGCGGCACTGCTGAAGGCCAGCGGCGAACTGTTGCCGGTCACGGTGACCGTGGTGAAGCTTGATGCGGACGGCTTTATGGTGGTATGCCTGCCGATGGGGTATCGCCGCCTGCTGTTCCTCAGCGCGTTGTACCGGATTGGCGTGGTCATCTCCCGCCTGGACCTGGATGATGTGCTGCGCACAGTACGCGAGGGAATCGCCGGGCTGATGCCGCTGGATGTGTTTCTGGTCGGCCTGTATGACCGCGAGACAGGACAGACCCGCTTGCGGGAGTTCTTCAGCGATGGTCGGTGCGAGGACGGCCCGACTCTGCCGCCGCATCAGGGGTTGACCGGCTGGGTGGTGGACAACCGAAAGACGCTGTTTATCCGCGATGTACTGCGCGATCCGCTGCCAGTGGCCTACATCCGCCATAAAACTCAGCCGCTGCCCCGCTCCCTGATGCTGGCGCCCCTGATCGCTCATGAGCAGGTGGTTGGTGTCCTCTCCATCCAGAGCTATGAGCCGGATACCTATACCGAAGAAGACCTGTGGATGCTGGAGGCGATTGCCGCGCAAACAGCGGTGGCGCTGGCCAACGCCCGACTGTACAGCGAGACAGCGGCGCGCCTGGAGACCCTGGTCGCCCTGCAGGATTTTTCAATGCGGCTGAGCACTGCACTTGAGGATCGCCAGGTAGCCGAGGCGGTGGGGCAAGCCGTCCTGCGCGTGTTTCAGCCGGAGGAAGTACTGCTATACCTGGCCGATCGCCTGACCGGACATCTCCATCCTGTCGCTGCCTGGACTCCTGCCGGGGTGGCTGCGCTTCGCAGCGATCCGGTCAGCGATGGCCCGCTGAGCCGTGCCAGCCAGCAGGGAGAGCCGCGCTTCATCGGCATGGCGGGCGACGACCCGGCGCTGACGGCGGATCTTGGCTGGTCCCCGGCAGCGCTGGCGTTGCTGCCTATCCGCCGGGGTGGGCAGGTATTCGGCCTGCTGGCAGTACTGTACCGGTCGGCGCATCACTGGAGCCAGGACGAGCGACGCGCCCTTGACCTGATTGTTCGCCAGGCTGCCGCCGCGCTGGACAGAAACCAGTACCACGATTCGCTGGCCCGCCGGCTGGAGCAGGTCTCGGCGCTATATGCACTGGCACAGCGGATCACCGGCCAGCTGAACAGCGAGGAGATTCTGGCGCTGGTTGTCAACACCCTGCGGGACATCTTCCGCTGCCGGGCCTGTGTAATTGCCCTGTGCGATCCTGACGGCAAACAGGTGACGATCCGGGCTGCGGCGGGAGTCAAGCCGGAGTGGCTGGGGCGGGTGAGCTTTCCGGTCGGCGAAGGGATCGCCGGGCGGGTGGTCGCTACTGGCCAGCCGATCTATGTGCCCGATGTCCATGTGGCGCCCGGCGTGCAGGTCTTCGATCCAGAGGTGCACAGCGTGATGGCTGTGCCGATCGCCTATCAGGGGCGGGTGATCGGCTCCCTGAATCTGGACAGTGCCCAGGTGAATGCTTTCCTGCCTGAGCACGAGCATGTGCTGACCATCGCGGCGGCCCAGGTCGCCGCGGCGCTGGAAATCTCGCGGCTTTACCGCCAGGAAGCTGAGCGCAATCGTAGTCTGGCGGCGGCCAATGCCGAGCTGCAACGCCTGGAGAAGCTGCGCCAGGAGTTGCTGCAGAACCTCTCCCATGAATTGCGCACACCGCTGACCTACATTAAGGGCTATGGCAGCCTGTTGCAGGAAGGCGACCTGGGCGCTCTGCAACCGCCGCAACAGGAAGCCGTGCAGATCATCATGGACAGGACGGAGGCTGTCGAGCGCCTGATCAGCGATGTGTTCCGCCTGGAGCAGATTTCTGAGGCTGCGCTGGAACGTGAGCTGGTGGAGATCAATCAGCTTGCCCGCCAGGCTTTACAGGCCGCACAGGTGACTTATGAGGCGGCGGGGCTGGTCTTTGAGTTGCGTCTGGCGAAGAAGCCGATCTGGATTGAAGCGGATCGCCGTCGCCTCAACCAAGCGATAGATAACCTGTTGAGCAATGCGGTCAAGTTCACGCCCAGAGGCGGGAAGATCATTGTGGCGACGCGCCTGAGCGATGATGAACGCACGGTGGAGATCAGCGTCGCGGACACCGGGGTCGGAATCGCACCGGAGCATCTGTCCCACATTTTCGAGCGTTTCTACCGGGCCAGGGACCCGGCGCAGCCTCAAACCAGCGGGGCGGGCATCGGTCTGGCGCTGGTCCAACGGATCATGGAGGCACATGGCGGGCAGGTCCGGGTGGAGAGCCAGAAGGGTCGGGGCAGCCGCTTTACGCTGGTTCTGCCGTGCCCGGAGCAGCGTGAGCATGACCGCTGA
- the add gene encoding adenosine deaminase gives MTAERIRWLAAMPKVDLHRHLEGAIRLQTLVEIARTCRLDVPALDPDGLRSYVQMMPADPRTVECFLSKFDVLRRFYRSPEIIRRITAEAIADAAADQVRYLELRFTPWALASQMRYRLRDVVEWVCDAAAEAARSQAIRVGLVVSLSRHEPIELGLQTVEAALACRDRGVVGLDLAGHENADFPARPFGPLFLEAKAAGLGITIHAGEWHGPENVRDAIEHMHADRVGHGVRIIEDSGVVQLARQRGVAFEICPTSNLQTGSVRSAGQHPLRDLRDLGLPVTINTDDPAVSGVTLTDEYALALEQLGFSPDDLRASIITAAQVSFLPLAEKARLVSELREALARHAAVQPFPGTVGNTGEG, from the coding sequence ATGACCGCTGAACGCATCCGCTGGCTGGCGGCCATGCCCAAGGTGGATCTGCACCGCCACCTGGAAGGGGCGATCCGCCTGCAGACGCTGGTGGAAATCGCGCGTACCTGTCGCCTGGACGTGCCGGCGCTTGACCCGGATGGGCTGCGGTCGTATGTCCAGATGATGCCCGCAGACCCCCGCACAGTGGAATGCTTCCTGAGCAAGTTCGACGTATTGCGCCGCTTTTACCGCTCGCCGGAAATCATCAGGCGGATCACGGCGGAGGCGATCGCCGACGCAGCGGCCGATCAGGTGCGCTATCTGGAGTTGCGCTTTACGCCCTGGGCGCTGGCCAGCCAGATGCGCTACCGCCTCAGGGATGTGGTGGAGTGGGTCTGTGATGCCGCCGCGGAAGCAGCCCGCAGCCAGGCGATCCGCGTCGGGCTGGTGGTCTCACTCAGCCGCCACGAGCCGATCGAACTGGGGTTGCAGACGGTCGAGGCGGCGCTGGCCTGCCGTGACCGGGGTGTGGTTGGGCTGGACCTGGCGGGACATGAGAACGCTGACTTCCCGGCGCGGCCCTTTGGCCCGCTGTTCCTGGAAGCCAAGGCAGCCGGGCTGGGGATCACCATTCACGCCGGGGAATGGCACGGACCGGAGAACGTCCGCGACGCGATCGAGCACATGCACGCCGATCGCGTCGGGCACGGGGTGCGCATTATCGAGGATTCGGGGGTGGTGCAACTGGCCCGCCAGCGCGGGGTAGCCTTTGAAATCTGTCCGACCAGCAACCTGCAGACTGGCTCGGTGCGCAGCGCCGGGCAGCATCCCCTGCGCGACCTGCGCGATCTGGGCCTGCCCGTGACCATTAACACTGACGATCCGGCGGTCAGCGGCGTCACGCTCACGGATGAATATGCGCTGGCGCTGGAGCAGCTCGGTTTTAGCCCGGACGATTTGCGTGCCAGCATCATCACGGCAGCACAGGTTTCGTTCCTGCCTCTGGCGGAAAAGGCGCGATTGGTCAGCGAACTCCGCGAGGCGCTGGCGCGCCATGCTGCTGTACAGCCCTTTCCGGGGACAGTGGGAAACACAGGCGAGGGG